From a region of the Sulfitobacter alexandrii genome:
- a CDS encoding flavin-containing monooxygenase, with the protein MNIQTEITKTSGADYDAVVIGAGFGGLYAVHKLRNEQGLNVRGYDSASDVGGTWWWNRYPGALSDTESYVYRYSFDKELLQKGRWKTRYLTQPEILEYMNEVADHLDLRRSYKFDTKVDGAHYNEKTGLWNVITDSGETVTAKYLVTGLGLLSATNVPKFKGIDDFKGRILHTGAWPEGVDLSNKRVGIIGTGSTGVQVITATAPIAKHLTVFQRSAQYVVPIGNTPQDDATIAEQKANYDNIWNQVKNSVVAFGFEESAEPAETASPEERERVFEAAWQRGGGFYFMFGTFCDIATSQVANDAAADFIKGKIKKIVKDPKVAEKLTPKDLYAKRPLCGNNYYEVYNRDNVTLADVKADPIAEFTPNGIRLESGEEHELDIVIFATGFDAVDGNYVKMDLRGRGGVTMRDTWKEGPLGYLGMMEVDFPNFFMILGPNGPFTNLPPSIETQVEWIADTICAMEKEGVQSVEPTVEARDAWVRTCREIADMTLFPKAESWIFGANIPGKKNAVMFYMAGIGNYRNAINAVKEEGYTSLIRNRTAEKV; encoded by the coding sequence ATGAACATTCAGACTGAGATTACTAAAACATCCGGAGCGGATTACGACGCAGTCGTCATTGGCGCGGGCTTCGGCGGGCTTTACGCCGTCCACAAACTTCGCAACGAGCAGGGACTGAACGTCCGGGGCTATGACAGCGCCAGTGACGTTGGCGGCACCTGGTGGTGGAACCGATATCCCGGTGCGCTGTCGGACACGGAAAGCTATGTCTACCGCTATTCTTTTGACAAAGAGTTGCTTCAAAAAGGCCGCTGGAAAACGCGGTATCTGACCCAGCCCGAGATCCTCGAATACATGAACGAGGTGGCGGATCATCTCGATCTCCGACGCAGCTACAAGTTCGACACCAAGGTGGACGGCGCGCACTATAATGAAAAAACCGGTCTCTGGAACGTGATCACTGATAGTGGTGAGACAGTTACCGCCAAATACCTTGTCACTGGCCTCGGTCTCTTGTCCGCAACGAATGTTCCAAAATTCAAGGGCATCGATGATTTCAAAGGCCGTATCTTACACACAGGTGCCTGGCCCGAGGGAGTGGACTTGAGCAACAAACGCGTGGGCATTATCGGCACCGGCTCGACGGGTGTTCAGGTTATCACTGCAACGGCACCAATTGCAAAACACCTGACTGTTTTTCAGCGCTCTGCACAATATGTCGTGCCGATTGGGAACACCCCGCAAGACGATGCTACCATCGCCGAGCAAAAGGCGAACTACGATAATATCTGGAATCAAGTGAAGAATTCTGTTGTGGCCTTCGGCTTCGAAGAAAGCGCCGAACCCGCCGAAACCGCCTCGCCCGAGGAACGGGAGCGGGTCTTCGAAGCCGCCTGGCAGCGCGGCGGTGGTTTCTATTTCATGTTTGGCACCTTTTGCGATATTGCGACCAGCCAAGTGGCCAATGATGCGGCCGCTGACTTCATCAAGGGCAAAATCAAGAAAATCGTGAAGGACCCCAAGGTCGCAGAGAAACTGACGCCGAAGGACCTTTACGCCAAGCGCCCGCTTTGCGGAAACAACTATTACGAGGTCTACAACCGAGACAACGTGACCCTCGCCGACGTGAAGGCCGATCCGATCGCAGAGTTCACTCCGAACGGCATTCGTCTCGAAAGCGGCGAGGAGCATGAGCTTGACATCGTAATCTTTGCCACTGGTTTCGATGCGGTCGACGGCAATTACGTCAAAATGGACCTCCGCGGACGCGGAGGCGTGACCATGCGCGACACTTGGAAGGAAGGCCCACTCGGTTACCTCGGCATGATGGAGGTAGACTTCCCTAACTTCTTCATGATCCTTGGCCCTAATGGCCCCTTCACTAACCTGCCCCCCAGCATTGAGACGCAAGTTGAATGGATCGCTGACACGATTTGCGCAATGGAAAAAGAGGGGGTTCAAAGTGTGGAGCCAACCGTGGAAGCGCGCGATGCTTGGGTTCGCACCTGTCGTGAAATCGCCGACATGACACTCTTCCCCAAAGCTGAAAGCTGGATCTTCGGCGCAAATATCCCCGGAAAGAAGAATGCAGTAATGTTCTACATGGCCGGGATTGGCAATTACCGAAATGCCATTAATGCAGTGAAGGAGGAAGGTTATACATCCCTGATCCGCAACCGCACTGCCGAGAAGGTGTAA
- a CDS encoding SDR family NAD(P)-dependent oxidoreductase yields MKTRERDLGRVFGKVALVTGGAMGMGKAHCETLAREGAHVFVTDRDTEAAESVVKGIIEAGGKAEFIQHDVTLEEDWKNVISTVQSSAGRLDVLVNNAGILILKPLHETSPDEFDMTFNVNVRGIYLGIRAAVPLMKEAEKASIINISSIYGIVGAASAGAYIGSKGAVRMLTKSCAVDLAESGIRVNSIHPGVIDTPMTKDLLHADEVTRQAILGATLLKRPSKPEEVSNAVLFLASDESSFVHGAEIVVDGGYTAN; encoded by the coding sequence ATGAAAACTAGGGAGAGAGATTTGGGAAGGGTATTCGGAAAAGTCGCACTGGTAACAGGTGGAGCGATGGGCATGGGAAAAGCCCATTGTGAAACGCTGGCACGTGAAGGTGCGCATGTATTTGTAACCGACCGTGACACGGAAGCGGCTGAAAGCGTAGTGAAAGGTATCATTGAAGCCGGAGGGAAGGCGGAATTCATTCAACATGACGTGACGCTTGAAGAAGATTGGAAGAATGTCATCTCTACGGTGCAATCAAGTGCTGGTCGGCTTGATGTGCTAGTGAACAACGCTGGCATTCTCATTCTTAAGCCGCTCCACGAAACCTCGCCTGACGAATTTGACATGACGTTCAACGTCAATGTACGCGGTATTTATCTCGGCATCCGAGCCGCGGTTCCATTGATGAAAGAGGCCGAAAAGGCATCTATTATCAATATTTCTTCAATCTATGGGATTGTTGGAGCCGCTTCGGCGGGAGCCTACATTGGATCCAAAGGCGCCGTACGGATGTTGACGAAATCCTGCGCAGTCGACCTGGCTGAAAGTGGCATACGCGTGAATTCGATCCATCCCGGTGTCATCGATACTCCCATGACAAAAGATCTGCTACACGCCGACGAAGTTACCCGGCAGGCAATTCTGGGGGCGACGCTGCTCAAGCGACCAAGCAAACCTGAAGAGGTTTCGAATGCGGTCCTGTTCCTCGCATCGGATGAGTCATCGTTCGTTCACGGAGCAGAGATTGTAGTAGATGGCGGTTATACTGCGAATTGA
- a CDS encoding electron transfer flavoprotein subunit beta/FixA family protein, with protein sequence MKIIAPIKRLIDHNVKVRVKADGSGVDLANVKMSMNPFDEIAVEEAIRLKEAGKADEVVVVSIGVKQAQETLRTALAMGADRAILVVAADDVHQDIEPLAVAKILKAVIDAEAPGLVIAGKQAIDNDMNATGQMLAALLGWGQATYASEVGIEGDHAVVTREVDGGLQTIKVKLPAIVTADLRLNEPRYASLPNIMKAKKKPLDEKTAADYGVDVTPRLEIVKTAEPAARSAGEMVGSVDELVSKLKEKGIV encoded by the coding sequence ATGAAAATAATTGCTCCTATAAAACGCCTAATTGACCACAACGTGAAGGTTCGCGTTAAGGCGGACGGGAGCGGAGTTGATCTCGCGAATGTGAAGATGTCGATGAACCCGTTCGACGAGATTGCGGTCGAAGAGGCGATCCGGCTGAAGGAAGCGGGCAAGGCGGACGAGGTTGTCGTCGTCTCGATCGGCGTGAAGCAGGCGCAGGAAACGCTGCGCACGGCGCTGGCGATGGGCGCGGACCGGGCGATCCTGGTTGTGGCCGCCGATGACGTGCACCAGGACATCGAGCCGCTGGCGGTGGCCAAGATCCTGAAGGCCGTGATCGACGCCGAGGCGCCGGGCCTGGTGATCGCGGGCAAGCAGGCGATCGACAATGACATGAACGCCACCGGCCAGATGCTGGCGGCGCTGCTGGGCTGGGGCCAGGCGACCTATGCCTCCGAGGTCGGGATCGAAGGCGATCATGCCGTCGTGACCCGCGAAGTGGATGGCGGGTTGCAGACGATCAAGGTCAAGCTGCCGGCGATCGTCACCGCCGATTTGCGCCTGAACGAGCCGCGCTATGCCTCGCTGCCCAACATCATGAAGGCCAAGAAGAAGCCGCTGGATGAGAAGACCGCCGCCGATTACGGCGTCGATGTCACCCCGCGCCTGGAGATTGTGAAAACCGCCGAGCCCGCCGCACGGTCGGCAGGCGAGATGGTCGGCTCGGTCGACGAGCTGGTGTCGAAACTGAAAGAAAAGGGGATCGTGTAA
- a CDS encoding FAD-binding protein, with protein MAVLLLAEIAGGALALDATAKAVTAAKSLGDVTVLVAGPAAAGQAASQIDGVAKVVVADDAAYANGLAEPVADLVVSLAGNYEHIVAPSTASAKNILPRVAALLDVMVLSDVTAILDGSTFERPIYAGNAMQTVKSNDSKKLLTVRTTAFDAAGQGGSAAVEAIAAAGNAGLSAWVEDKVAASDRPELTSAKVVVSGGRGVGSEENFAIIEALADKLGAAVGASRAAVDSGFAPNDWQVGQTGKVVAPELYIAVGISGAIQHLAGMKDSKVIVAINKDEEAQIFQVADYGLVADLLDAVPDMTKAL; from the coding sequence ATGGCTGTTCTTCTCCTTGCAGAAATCGCCGGTGGCGCGCTGGCGCTGGACGCCACCGCCAAGGCGGTGACCGCTGCCAAATCGCTGGGCGATGTGACCGTTCTGGTTGCGGGCCCTGCTGCTGCGGGTCAGGCCGCGTCGCAGATCGACGGCGTGGCGAAGGTTGTGGTCGCGGATGACGCGGCCTACGCCAACGGCCTGGCCGAGCCGGTCGCCGATCTGGTGGTCAGCCTGGCAGGCAATTATGAACATATCGTTGCTCCCTCCACGGCAAGCGCGAAAAACATCCTGCCGCGCGTTGCGGCGCTGCTGGATGTGATGGTTCTGTCGGACGTGACGGCCATCCTGGACGGGTCCACGTTCGAGCGCCCGATCTACGCGGGCAACGCGATGCAGACGGTAAAGTCCAACGATTCCAAGAAGTTACTGACCGTCCGCACCACCGCCTTCGACGCGGCTGGCCAGGGTGGCTCGGCCGCCGTCGAGGCCATCGCAGCAGCCGGCAACGCGGGCCTGAGCGCCTGGGTCGAGGACAAGGTCGCGGCGTCGGATCGTCCGGAACTGACCTCGGCCAAGGTCGTGGTCTCGGGCGGGCGCGGCGTCGGTTCCGAGGAAAATTTCGCGATTATTGAAGCACTTGCGGACAAACTGGGTGCTGCCGTCGGCGCCTCGCGCGCGGCGGTGGATAGCGGGTTCGCACCGAACGACTGGCAGGTCGGCCAGACCGGCAAGGTCGTGGCGCCCGAGCTGTACATCGCGGTCGGGATTTCCGGGGCAATTCAACACCTTGCAGGCATGAAGGACAGCAAGGTCATCGTCGCCATCAACAAGGATGAAGAGGCCCAGATCTTCCAGGTCGCCGACTACGGCCTGGTCGCAGACCTGCTCGACGCCGTCCCGGATATGACAAAGGCACTCTAA